The DNA sequence TGGCCGGGGCGGCAGGGGTCAGGAGGGGTCGGCCTTCCTCCCCCCGGTGGGGCGGGAAACCGTCAGGGAGGAGCTGAACACCCCCAGGCGCGGCAGCACCCAGCGGTCGAGGCCCCACCACCCGGCCACCCGCCAGCCGAGCACCAGCCACGTCGCCAGGATGAACAGGACGGGGTTGGTCGAGAGGGTGCCCGCCAGCAGGAAGTTCGCGTTCATCAGCCCGCCGAAGAAGGCGGCGAGGCCCGTCAGCAGGCCCAGGACCAGCGCGAGGCCGACCGCGACTTCACCGAGGGCCACGAGGTACGAAAACAGCGTGGCGTTCGGCAGCGCGACATTCTCGATGAACCACGCGTACCATCCCGAGACCGAGGGACGCTCCCCGCCCGCCCGCTCCAAGGCGCCGCGCAGGAAGCCGGTGATGGCCGTGCCCGCCTGAGACCCTACCCAGGCGGAGTCGGTGACCTTGTGCCAGCCCGCCTCCAGCCACTGCCACCCCACGTAGATGCGGATGAGTGCCCAGAGGGGAGCGAGGCGCGTGTCGGCGAAGAGCAGGCGGGAGAGCCAGGGTTCATTCACGGTGCGAACCGAAGTGGTCGTCATGGCGGGCTCCTTTGGGGGGCAAGGTCCCCAGCCGGATCGTCCCGCCGCCCCATTACCGCAGCGTTACGGGCCATGTGACGTCCCCTCGCTAGACTGCACCCATGGACAAGATGGTGATCACGGCGGCCAGGCGCACGCCGATTGGAAGCTTTCTGGGCAGCCTCGCCGAGGTGAGCGCCGCCGACCTCGGCGTGACGGTGGCGAGGGCAGTCTTGGAGGGCGTGCCCGGGGACGACGTGGCGGACGTGATCGTCGGGAACGTGTTGCAGGCCGGGCAGGGCATGAACGTCGCCCGGCAGATCGCCGTGAAGGCGGGGCTTCCCGAGCACGTCCCGGGACTGACGGTGAACCGGGTGTGCGGCTCCGGGCTCCAGGCCGTCATCTCCGCCGTGCAGGGCCTGCGGTCCGGCGACGGCAGGCTCTACCTCGCGGGCGGCACCGAGAGCATGAGCCGCTCTCCCCACCTCCTCCCCCGGTCCCGGCAGGGCCACCGGCTGGGGCACGCTCAGCTCGTCGATTCCATGCTCTCCGAGGGCCTGACCGACGCCTTCCATGACGTGCACATGGGCGTCACCGCCGAGAACATCGCCACCCAGTGGAAGCTCAGCCGCGAGGAGCAGGACGCCTTTGCGCTGGACACCCAGCGCCGCGCCGCCCGGGCCATCGAGCTCGGGCACTTCAAAGACGAGACCGTGCCCGTCGAGGTGCCGGGCAAGAAGGGGCCGACCCTCTTCGACACCGACGAATACCCGCGTGCCACGACGCTGGAGGCCCTCGCGGGGCTCAGGCCCGCCTTCAGGAAGGACGGCACGGTGACCGCCGGGAACGCGAGCGGCCTGAACGACGGGGCGGCGATGCTGACCGTGACGACGGGGGAATACGCGGGGGCGAACGGGCTGCCGGTGCTCGCCGAGATCGTCAGCTACGCGGCGGTCGGGGTCGATCCGGCGATCATGGGGATCGGCCCGGCCAGGGCTGTTCCCATCGCCCTGGAGAAGGCGGGGATGACGCTGGCGGACGTGGACCTGCTGGAACTGAACGAGGCCTTCGCGTCGCAGAGTCTCGCCGTGATCCGGGACCTGGGGGTGAACCCCGCACGGGTGAACCTGACGGGCGGGGCGATTGCGCTGGGGCATCCCATCGGCGCGTCGGGGGCGCGGGTGCTGACCACCCTGATCCATACCCTGCGGCGCGAGGGCAAGGAGACGGGCGTCGCCAGCCTGTGCATCGGGGGCGGGATGGGCATCGCGATGGTGGTGCGGGTGAGGTGAGGGGCGGGGTCCTCTCCCCCTAGCATGACCCCATGACCCACCCCTCCCCCGAACGGGCCCTTTTCGCCGCCCTCCAGACGAACGACGAGGGGAATGTCCGCGCGTTGCTCGACCACGACCCCGAGCTCCTGCGCGCCGTCAGCCCGCTGGGCGTCTCCCCCGTCCTCTTCGCCACGTACTACGGGAAGCACGACCTGACCCGGCTGCTGATCGAGCGGATGCGGAAGGCGGGCGTGCCCCTCACCGTCTTCGAGGCCGCCGCGACGGGGGAACTCTCCGCCCTGCGTGAACACCTTGACGCCCAGCCCGACCTCGTGGACGCCAGCAGCCCCGACGGTTTCACGCCCCTCGGTCTCGCCGCCTTCTTCGGGCGGGGGGAGGTTGCCGCCGAATTGCTCGCGCGGGGCGCGGACGTGAACCGGACGAGCACGAACGCGATGGGGGCCCGGCCCCTCCACTCCGCCGTGGCGGGGGATCACACCGCCCTCGCCCTTCGCCTGATCGCGTCGGGAGCGGACGTCCAGGCCTCCCAGCACGGCGGCTTCACGCCCCTGCTCGGTGCGGCGCAGAACGGGAATGCCGTGCTGGTGGGGGCGCTGCTCGCGGCGGGGGCGGACCCGGGAGCACGGACGGAGGGCGGGAGGGGCGCGGCGGACCTCGCCCGCGAGGAGGGGCACGGGAAGGTCCTGGCGATTCTGAGCGGGGCCGGGCACGACGCTGAAGAAAGCCGGAATGCGCCGCCCGCCCGGGGGGAGAACACTGGGCCCATGACGAACAACGGCGACGGACGGCGGATCGACGCCCCTCCCGGCCCTCCCACCGGGGAGCCAGTCAACGAATTGACGGGGCGACCCGACGACCACACGGGCTACCAGGCCCCCGATCCCAAGGACACCTCCCAGCCCTTCTACACGAGCACGCCCGCCGAGGACCGGGTAAGCAGTTCCAACGAGAGCAGGTACGAGCCCGTGGAGATGCCCGACCCCAAGGCGGTGACCGGGCAGTTCGACCACCTCGCCACCCGCGATCCGGAGGCGATGGAACACCGCCTTCAGGCCCCCGAGTTCGCGGGCGCCCAGACGGTGGGCACCGGCCTCGACAGCGCCGTCCTCGACGCCACGGTTCCCGCAGGCCTCGGCGTGAACGCCAGCCTCCTGACCGTCTCCGAGCGCAGGCAGGAGGCCATCGACCCCAACCCCGGCTACACGCCCCCCGCCCAGGAGGTCCCTCCCCACCTCGGCTCCACCCCCGGCGACCTCCCCCCCGGCGTCCGCCCCGAGGTGCAGGAAGCCGTGCAGGGCGACGGCGACCCCAAAGACTCGTAAGTCCCCACCCAAAGCCAAACCCCCGCCACTCGGACGGGGGCTTTTTGCTGGCCGCTCCTCTCTACAGGCTGATCAGGAACGGGTCCTCCAGCGTCTCACAGATCGCCCGCACGAAGCGTGCGGCGTCGGCCCCGTCGATCAGGCGGTGGTCGTACGTCAGCGAGAGGGGGAGCATGTTGCGGGGCTCGAAACTGCCCGTCTCCTTGTTCCACACGGGCTCGAAGCCGCCGCGCGAGACGCCGAGGATGGCGACTTCCGGCGCGTTCACGATGGGCGTGAAGGCGTGGCCGCCGATCCCGCCGAGGTTGGAGATGGTGAAGGTGGCCCCCTGCATCTCGCCCGGGCTCAGCTTGCGCTCGCGCGCCTTGCCCGCCAACTCGTTCAGCTCCAGCACGATCTCGGTGATGCTCTTGCGGTCGGCGTCCTTGAGCACGGGGACGAGCAGGCCCTGGGGCGTGTCCACCGCCACGCCGAGGTTCACGTAATCCTTGTAGACGACCTGCTGCGCGGCGAGATCGAGCGAGGCGCCAAACTTGGGGTATTTGCGCAGCACGTTCGCCACGACCTTCATCAGGATGTGGGTCATCGTGAGCTTGCCGCCCGCCTTCTCGACCCGTGCCCCGAACTGACGCCGCGTTTCCTCCATGCGGGTCACGTCCGCCTTGTCGAAGTGCGTGACCATCGGAATCGTCGTCCACGAGGTCGTCATGGAGCGGATCGTCGCCTTGCGGATGCCGCTCATGTCCTCGCGGCGCACGGTGCCCCACTTCTCGAAATTGGGCAGGGGAGCGGCGGCAGCGGCGGGCGCCTGGGCCGGGGCCGCCGGAGCGGGGGCGGGTTGGGCAGGAGACGGAGCCGGGGCGGGCTGGGGGGCAGGCGCCTTCGCCGCCGCGCTCTGCCGCACGTCCTCCTCGCTGATGCGTCCGGCGGTTCCGGTGCCCTGCACGTTCCGCAGGTCCACCCCCAACTCGCGGGCCAGGCGCCGCACGCTGGGCGAGGCGGGGAGGACCGGGCGACCGTCGAAGGTGGGCGGCGTCGGCGAGGTCGTGGCGACCGTCGGCCCCGGCGTGGCGGCCTGCTCCTTCTGCGCCTCCACCTGGGCCTGCGCGACCCGGTTCGCGGTGTTCGGGTCGTCGGCCACGGCGGAGCTGTCGGGCTCGGCGGCGGGGCCGACCACGCCGGGCGAGTCGCTCATCTGGGCGGTGCTGTCCTGACCGGGGGCAGGCTGGGCGGGGGCAGAAGATGCCCCTCCCGCCAGCGTCAGGATGACTCCACCCACGCTCAGGGAGTCGCCTACCTTCACCCGCACGTCCTCCACCGTCCCGGCGGCGTTCGCGGGCACCTCGACCACGGCCTTGTCCGTCTCGATCTCGATGACGGGTTGGCCTTCGGTGAGGGTGTCACCCGCCTTGACGAGGACCGTGACGACCGTGCCCTGCTCGATGTTATCGCCCACGTCGGGGAGGGTGATCTGGGCGCCGCCCCCTTCACCGCCCGTCCCTTCGGAAGCTCCGGTCGGCTGCCCGGCCTGTTCTTTTTGCGCGTCCACCTGGGCCTGCGCCACGCGGTTCGCGGTGCCGGGGTCGGCGGCGACCGTGGGGGCTTCCGGCTCAGCGGCGGGGGCAGTCGGGGCGCTCGCGGCAGGAGCGGCGTCACCGACCGCCAGAGTCAGAATCGTGCCGCCCACGGGCACGGTGTCGCCGACCTTCACGCCGACGCTCTCGACCGTGCCGCCCTGGCTGGCCGGAACCTCGACGACGGCCTTGTCGGTCTCGATCTCGATGATGGGCTGGCCCTCGGTGATGCTGTCACCGGGGTTGACGAGGACCGTCACGACGGTGCCCTGCTCGATATTGTCTCCCACGTCGGGGAGTTTGATTTCGGTCGCCATGCTGGACGCTCCTTGGAAAACGCTGGAAAGTGCGGGCGGAACAGGGAAAGGAGCTGTGAGCCCCGAGCCGGGGGCCGCTGCGCCCCCATCTTGCTCACAGCTCCGGGGTCTGGGCTTTCCTTAACCCTTAACGCACCGCCGGATTCATCCGCTCGGGGTCGATGCCCAGCTCCGTGATCGCCTTCTGCACCACGTCTCCCTTCACCTGCCCGTCCCGCTGGAGGGCGTACAGGGTGGCGAGGACGATGTGGTTCGCGTCCACCTCGAAGAAGTCACGCAACTCCTCTCGGGCCTCCGAGCGACCGAAGCCGTCGGTCCCCAGCGTCCACAGCTTGCGGTCGAGGTGCCCGTTCAGGCCGTCGGCACCCAGCTTCACGTAATCGCTCACCGAGATCAGGACGCCGGGGGCGTTCTCCTTGCTCAGTTGCGAGGCGACGTAGCTGACCTGCGGCTTCTCGGTCGGGTGCAGCATGTTGTGGCGCTGGACCGCCAGGGCCTCCTGGTGGAGTTCCTTGTAGCTCGTCACGGACCACACGTCGGCGGCGACCCCGTAGGCTTCGAGCTTCTGCACCGCCTCCAGCGCCGCACCCATCGCCGGACCGCTGGCAAGAATCTGGGCCTTCAGCTTGGCCTTCTTGTTCGCGCTCGCCTGGAAGCGGTACATGCCCCGGACGATGCCGTCACGAATCTCCTCGTGGCTGCGCCCGTCCTCCGGCATGGCGGGCTGGACCTCGTTCTCGTTGTCGATGGTGACGTAGTAGAACTCGTCGATCCCGTCCACGTACATCCGCTGGATGCCGCGCTCCACGATCACCGCGAGTTCGTAGGCGAAGGCCGGGTCGTACACCTTGAGGGTGGGCACCACATACGCCTGGAGGAGGCTGTTGCCGTCCTGGTGCTGGAGGCCCTCACCCGCCAGGGTGGTGCGGCCCGCCGTCGCCCCGAACAGGAACCCGCGGGCCCGCTGGTCGGCGGCGG is a window from the Deinococcus aestuarii genome containing:
- a CDS encoding DoxX family membrane protein codes for the protein MTTTSVRTVNEPWLSRLLFADTRLAPLWALIRIYVGWQWLEAGWHKVTDSAWVGSQAGTAITGFLRGALERAGGERPSVSGWYAWFIENVALPNATLFSYLVALGEVAVGLALVLGLLTGLAAFFGGLMNANFLLAGTLSTNPVLFILATWLVLGWRVAGWWGLDRWVLPRLGVFSSSLTVSRPTGGRKADPS
- a CDS encoding acetyl-CoA C-acetyltransferase yields the protein MDKMVITAARRTPIGSFLGSLAEVSAADLGVTVARAVLEGVPGDDVADVIVGNVLQAGQGMNVARQIAVKAGLPEHVPGLTVNRVCGSGLQAVISAVQGLRSGDGRLYLAGGTESMSRSPHLLPRSRQGHRLGHAQLVDSMLSEGLTDAFHDVHMGVTAENIATQWKLSREEQDAFALDTQRRAARAIELGHFKDETVPVEVPGKKGPTLFDTDEYPRATTLEALAGLRPAFRKDGTVTAGNASGLNDGAAMLTVTTGEYAGANGLPVLAEIVSYAAVGVDPAIMGIGPARAVPIALEKAGMTLADVDLLELNEAFASQSLAVIRDLGVNPARVNLTGGAIALGHPIGASGARVLTTLIHTLRREGKETGVASLCIGGGMGIAMVVRVR
- a CDS encoding ankyrin repeat domain-containing protein, which encodes MTHPSPERALFAALQTNDEGNVRALLDHDPELLRAVSPLGVSPVLFATYYGKHDLTRLLIERMRKAGVPLTVFEAAATGELSALREHLDAQPDLVDASSPDGFTPLGLAAFFGRGEVAAELLARGADVNRTSTNAMGARPLHSAVAGDHTALALRLIASGADVQASQHGGFTPLLGAAQNGNAVLVGALLAAGADPGARTEGGRGAADLAREEGHGKVLAILSGAGHDAEESRNAPPARGENTGPMTNNGDGRRIDAPPGPPTGEPVNELTGRPDDHTGYQAPDPKDTSQPFYTSTPAEDRVSSSNESRYEPVEMPDPKAVTGQFDHLATRDPEAMEHRLQAPEFAGAQTVGTGLDSAVLDATVPAGLGVNASLLTVSERRQEAIDPNPGYTPPAQEVPPHLGSTPGDLPPGVRPEVQEAVQGDGDPKDS
- a CDS encoding 2-oxo acid dehydrogenase subunit E2, translating into MATEIKLPDVGDNIEQGTVVTVLVNPGDSITEGQPIIEIETDKAVVEVPASQGGTVESVGVKVGDTVPVGGTILTLAVGDAAPAASAPTAPAAEPEAPTVAADPGTANRVAQAQVDAQKEQAGQPTGASEGTGGEGGGAQITLPDVGDNIEQGTVVTVLVKAGDTLTEGQPVIEIETDKAVVEVPANAAGTVEDVRVKVGDSLSVGGVILTLAGGASSAPAQPAPGQDSTAQMSDSPGVVGPAAEPDSSAVADDPNTANRVAQAQVEAQKEQAATPGPTVATTSPTPPTFDGRPVLPASPSVRRLARELGVDLRNVQGTGTAGRISEEDVRQSAAAKAPAPQPAPAPSPAQPAPAPAAPAQAPAAAAAPLPNFEKWGTVRREDMSGIRKATIRSMTTSWTTIPMVTHFDKADVTRMEETRRQFGARVEKAGGKLTMTHILMKVVANVLRKYPKFGASLDLAAQQVVYKDYVNLGVAVDTPQGLLVPVLKDADRKSITEIVLELNELAGKARERKLSPGEMQGATFTISNLGGIGGHAFTPIVNAPEVAILGVSRGGFEPVWNKETGSFEPRNMLPLSLTYDHRLIDGADAARFVRAICETLEDPFLISL